One genomic window of Etheostoma spectabile isolate EspeVRDwgs_2016 chromosome 5, UIUC_Espe_1.0, whole genome shotgun sequence includes the following:
- the isl1a gene encoding insulin gene enhancer protein isl-1 isoform X1, with protein sequence MGDMGDPPKKKRLVSLCVGCGNQIHDQYILRVSPDLEWHAACLKCAECSQYLDESCTCFVRDGKTYCKRDYIRLYGIKCAKCNIGFSKNDFVMRARSKVYHIECFRCVACSRQLIPGDEFALREDGLFCRADHDVVERASLGAGDPLSPLHPARPLQMAAEPISARQPALRPHVHKQPEKTTRVRTVLNEKQLHTLRTCYNANPRPDALMKEQLVEMTGLSPRVIRVWFQNKRCKDKKRSILMKQLQQQQPNDKTNIQGMTGTPMVAASPERHDGGIQANPVEVQSYQPPWKVLSDFALQSDIDQPAFQQLVSFSEGGPGSNSTGSEVASMSSQLPDTPNSMVSSPIEA encoded by the exons ATGGGAGACATGGGGGACCCGCCGAAAA AGAAGCGGCTGGTGTCTCTGTGCGTGGGCTGCGGGAACCAGATCCACGACCAGTACATCCTGCGGGTCTCCCCGGACCTGGAGTGGCACGCCGCTTGTCTCAAATGCGCCGAGTGCAGCCAGTACCTGGACGAGTCGTGCACGTGCTTCGTCAGGGACGGAAAGACGTACTGTAAACGGGACTACATCAG GTTGTACGGGATCAAATGCGCGAAATGCAACATTGGCTTCAGCAAGAACGACTTCGTGATGCGGGCCCGCTCCAAGGTCTACCACATCGAGTGTTTCCGCTGCGTGGCCTGCAGCCGGCAGCTCATCCCGGGGGACGAGTTCGCTCTGCGGGAGGACGGGCTCTTCTGCCGGGCCGACCACGACGTGGTGGAGCGGGCCAGCCTGGGCGCTGGAGACCCGCTCAGCCCGCTGCATCCCGCCAGACCGCTGCAGATGGCAG CAGAACCAATCTCGGCCCGGCAGCCCGCGCTGCGGCCTCACGTGCACAAACAGCCGGAGAAGACGACCCGGGTCCGGACGGTGCTGAACGAGAAGCAGCTGCACACATTGCGGACTTGCTATAACGCCAACCCGAGGCCTGACGCCCTCATGAAGGAGCAGCTGGTGGAGATGACCGGCCTCAGCCCGCGGGTCATCCGGGTCTGGTTCCAGAACAAGCGGTGCAAGGACAAGAAGAGGAGCATCCTGAtgaagcagctgcagcagcaacagccCAACGACAAGACG AACATCCAGGGAATGACGGGCACCCCGATGGTCGCGGCCAGTCCGGAGCGGCACGACGGCGGCATCCAGGCCAACCCGGTGGAGGTGCAGAGCTACCAGCCGCCCTGGAAGGTCCTCAGCGACTTCGCCCTGCAGAGCGACATCGACCAGCCGGCTTTCCAACAACTG GTCAGTTTTTCGGAGGGCGGTCCGGGATCGAACTCGACGGGCAGCGAGGTAGCGTCCATGTCGTCCCAGCTTCCAGACACGCCGAACAGCATGGTGTCCAGCCCCATCGAGGCCTga
- the isl1a gene encoding insulin gene enhancer protein isl-1 isoform X2 — protein MGDMGDPPKKKRLVSLCVGCGNQIHDQYILRVSPDLEWHAACLKCAECSQYLDESCTCFVRDGKTYCKRDYIRLYGIKCAKCNIGFSKNDFVMRARSKVYHIECFRCVACSRQLIPGDEFALREDGLFCRADHDVVERASLGAGDPLSPLHPARPLQMAEPISARQPALRPHVHKQPEKTTRVRTVLNEKQLHTLRTCYNANPRPDALMKEQLVEMTGLSPRVIRVWFQNKRCKDKKRSILMKQLQQQQPNDKTNIQGMTGTPMVAASPERHDGGIQANPVEVQSYQPPWKVLSDFALQSDIDQPAFQQLVSFSEGGPGSNSTGSEVASMSSQLPDTPNSMVSSPIEA, from the exons ATGGGAGACATGGGGGACCCGCCGAAAA AGAAGCGGCTGGTGTCTCTGTGCGTGGGCTGCGGGAACCAGATCCACGACCAGTACATCCTGCGGGTCTCCCCGGACCTGGAGTGGCACGCCGCTTGTCTCAAATGCGCCGAGTGCAGCCAGTACCTGGACGAGTCGTGCACGTGCTTCGTCAGGGACGGAAAGACGTACTGTAAACGGGACTACATCAG GTTGTACGGGATCAAATGCGCGAAATGCAACATTGGCTTCAGCAAGAACGACTTCGTGATGCGGGCCCGCTCCAAGGTCTACCACATCGAGTGTTTCCGCTGCGTGGCCTGCAGCCGGCAGCTCATCCCGGGGGACGAGTTCGCTCTGCGGGAGGACGGGCTCTTCTGCCGGGCCGACCACGACGTGGTGGAGCGGGCCAGCCTGGGCGCTGGAGACCCGCTCAGCCCGCTGCATCCCGCCAGACCGCTGCAGATGGCAG AACCAATCTCGGCCCGGCAGCCCGCGCTGCGGCCTCACGTGCACAAACAGCCGGAGAAGACGACCCGGGTCCGGACGGTGCTGAACGAGAAGCAGCTGCACACATTGCGGACTTGCTATAACGCCAACCCGAGGCCTGACGCCCTCATGAAGGAGCAGCTGGTGGAGATGACCGGCCTCAGCCCGCGGGTCATCCGGGTCTGGTTCCAGAACAAGCGGTGCAAGGACAAGAAGAGGAGCATCCTGAtgaagcagctgcagcagcaacagccCAACGACAAGACG AACATCCAGGGAATGACGGGCACCCCGATGGTCGCGGCCAGTCCGGAGCGGCACGACGGCGGCATCCAGGCCAACCCGGTGGAGGTGCAGAGCTACCAGCCGCCCTGGAAGGTCCTCAGCGACTTCGCCCTGCAGAGCGACATCGACCAGCCGGCTTTCCAACAACTG GTCAGTTTTTCGGAGGGCGGTCCGGGATCGAACTCGACGGGCAGCGAGGTAGCGTCCATGTCGTCCCAGCTTCCAGACACGCCGAACAGCATGGTGTCCAGCCCCATCGAGGCCTga